Within the Pseudomonadota bacterium genome, the region GTGAGATACTTTTCAATCCATTAGATTTCCATTAGGATAAATATCCGGGTTAGTATTGAGGGAATCGTATTACTCACACACCTTGTGTTATAATACATTTTGTTTGGAACTTTTTGAACCTCTCCTTTGTCTCATAAAATAGATGCAAAAACAAACAACACAAGGAGGTTGCATATGAAACGCGTTACACGGTTTTTAATACTATTTGTCGCGACATTTTCTCTTCTCTTCGGGATTGCCTTCGCGAAAACATTGGTTTCTAATCCATCAGAGGGTGACGATAAAACCCTGTCCCCTTATTTCTTTGTAAAAAGCGATGATCCGACCTTAGATCAACTCCCCCTCAAATCTACATCCGCTCTCGTCAACATCTCAGGGGTCATTTCCGACGTGCAGGTTACGCAGGTTTACAAAAATGAAGGGAAAAAAGCGATTGAGGCCATTTATATTTTCCCGGCCTCTACTCGTGCGGCAGTATACGGGATGAAAATGACAATCGGGAAGAGGGTCATAGAGGCAAAGATAAAAAAACGTGAAGAGGCTCGCCAGGATTACGAAAAGGCGAAGGAAGAAGGGCGAAGCGCTTCCCTCCTCGAACAGCAGAGGCCGAATGTTTTTCAGATGAACGTGGCAAACATTATGCCCGGCGATGAGATTAAAGTGGAACTTAAATACACCGAATTGCTTGTGCCTGAAGACCGGGTATACCAATTCGTCTATCCCACTGTCGTAGGGCCGCGTTATTCAAACAAGCCCGCAGAAACAGCCTCTGCGTCTGAAAAATGGGTGCAGAACCCCTACCTCAAGGAAGGAGAAACAGCTCCCTACGCCTTCGATATTACGGTTAATATAGCGGCAGGCATGCCTATTAAAGAACTCGCATCTCCCTCACATAAGGTAAATGCGGATTACAGCGGCCCTGATACCGCAAAAGTCGCACTGGACAAAACTGAAAAGTCCGGCGGCAACCGCGATTATATCCTCCGTTACAGGCTTGACGGCGACAAAATCCAATCCGGCATTCTTCTCTATAAAGGTGAGAAAGAAAACTTTTTCCTCCTTATGATGCAGCCTCCGAAACGTGTTACAAAAGCTGAAATCCCTGGCCGCGAATATATCTTTATTGTTGATGTCTCGGGCTCAATGCACGGCTTCCCCCTGGAAATCTCTAAAAATCTTTTACAAAACCTCATAGGGAACCTTCGGCCTACTGATAAATTTAATGTCCTTCTATTCTCCGGCGGATCAGCCCTTATGTCCGAAGAGTCGCTGCCTGCAACCTCTGAAAACATAAAAAAAGCGATCAATATCATTGACCGGCAGCAAGGCGGCGGCGGCACTGAGCTCTTACCGGCTTTGAAGCGCGTTCTCTCCTTGAAAAAAACTGAGAACTACGCCAGAACTATTGTAATTGCAACAGACGGATATGTGCAAGTTGAAGAGGAAGTATTTGACCTCATCAGGAACAACCTCAATAACGCGAATATGTTCGCCTTCGGCATCGGTTCAAGTGTAAACCGCCACATCATCGAAGGCATGGCCCGTGTCGGTATGGGAGAACCGTTTGTTATCGCAAAACCGGGTGAAGCCCCGGAAAAGGCAGAGCGTTTTCGCGCAATGATCCAGTCGCCGGTGCTCACACAGGTAAAGGTAAATTTCAACGGTTTTGCCGTCTATGATGTTGAACCAATCACCATCCCCGATGTGCTTGCAGAACGCCCTGTTATTGTTTTCGGCAAGTGGAGGGGGAAACCGCAGGGCGCAATTACCTTAAGCGGCATTTCCGGCAGCGGCAAATACACGGACACAATCAATGCAGGGGAAGCGAAACCCCTTAAAACCAATGCAGCCCTCAAATACCTGTGGGCCCGCCACCGTATAACCTTACTTTCTGATTACAACATGCTCCGCTCTGACGATAAGCGCATTAAAGAGGTAACAGACCTTGGATTAAATTACAATCTGCTCACTGCCTACACATCTTTTGTTGCCGTTGACACGGAAATACGCAACCAGGGCGACAAACCTACAACGGTTAAGCAGCCCCTGCCCTTGCCCCAGGGGGTCTCGAACTATGCTGTGGGCGGCGCAATGCCTTTAGCTGCTATGCGCGCGCCTATGCTTACAGCGCCCACGAAAAAGTATAAAATTGAGGCTGAG harbors:
- a CDS encoding TonB family protein, translating into MKRVTRFLILFVATFSLLFGIAFAKTLVSNPSEGDDKTLSPYFFVKSDDPTLDQLPLKSTSALVNISGVISDVQVTQVYKNEGKKAIEAIYIFPASTRAAVYGMKMTIGKRVIEAKIKKREEARQDYEKAKEEGRSASLLEQQRPNVFQMNVANIMPGDEIKVELKYTELLVPEDRVYQFVYPTVVGPRYSNKPAETASASEKWVQNPYLKEGETAPYAFDITVNIAAGMPIKELASPSHKVNADYSGPDTAKVALDKTEKSGGNRDYILRYRLDGDKIQSGILLYKGEKENFFLLMMQPPKRVTKAEIPGREYIFIVDVSGSMHGFPLEISKNLLQNLIGNLRPTDKFNVLLFSGGSALMSEESLPATSENIKKAINIIDRQQGGGGTELLPALKRVLSLKKTENYARTIVIATDGYVQVEEEVFDLIRNNLNNANMFAFGIGSSVNRHIIEGMARVGMGEPFVIAKPGEAPEKAERFRAMIQSPVLTQVKVNFNGFAVYDVEPITIPDVLAERPVIVFGKWRGKPQGAITLSGISGSGKYTDTINAGEAKPLKTNAALKYLWARHRITLLSDYNMLRSDDKRIKEVTDLGLNYNLLTAYTSFVAVDTEIRNQGDKPTTVKQPLPLPQGVSNYAVGGAMPLAAMRAPMLTAPTKKYKIEAEAIREDAMKGDKQDAITTKASVNNVVVSGGISKEAVLDVAKKLLGDLEKCHNENGLKGKLIISLNINKDGIIKDVKIISGTSNNKAGDKCIIEAVKKWKLPATTDGKEAKATITITFTP